One Entomomonas asaccharolytica DNA segment encodes these proteins:
- the fnr gene encoding fumarate/nitrate reduction transcriptional regulator Fnr, which translates to MPETAKARMPLQAHCKDCSLIGLCLPLSLDQGDIDLLDQIVKRSRPMKRGEFLFNQGDKFSSIFAVRSGSLKTFSVTDEGEEQITGFHLPSEVVGLSGMDTDVYPVSAQVLETTSICEIPFDRLDDLSVRLPQLRRQLMRIMSREIRDDQQMMLLLSKKTADERIATFLINLSARFRARGYSANQFRLAMSRNEIGNYLGLAVETVSRVFTRFQQNGLLKAEGKEIIILDLNNLLALAGGNSDLVGCPNSN; encoded by the coding sequence ATGCCAGAAACAGCTAAAGCGAGAATGCCTCTACAGGCGCATTGTAAAGATTGTAGTTTAATCGGTTTGTGTCTTCCATTGTCGCTTGATCAAGGTGATATAGATCTTCTTGATCAAATCGTAAAACGTAGCCGCCCCATGAAAAGGGGAGAGTTTCTTTTTAATCAAGGTGATAAGTTTTCTTCTATATTTGCTGTTAGATCAGGTAGTTTAAAAACTTTTAGTGTCACGGATGAGGGTGAAGAGCAAATAACAGGTTTTCATTTACCAAGTGAAGTGGTTGGTTTATCAGGAATGGATACAGATGTATATCCTGTATCAGCTCAGGTATTAGAAACTACTTCAATTTGTGAAATTCCTTTTGATCGTTTAGATGACTTATCAGTACGCTTACCTCAATTGCGTCGGCAATTAATGCGTATCATGAGTCGAGAAATACGTGATGATCAGCAAATGATGTTATTACTCTCTAAAAAGACAGCAGATGAACGTATCGCTACATTCCTTATTAATCTATCTGCGCGATTCCGTGCTCGTGGTTATTCTGCTAATCAATTCCGTTTAGCCATGTCTCGTAATGAAATAGGAAATTATTTAGGACTGGCCGTTGAGACGGTTTCACGTGTATTTACTCGTTTTCAACAAAATGGCTTGTTAAAAGCTGAGGGTAAAGAAATTATCATCTTAGATTTGAATAATCTGTTGGCATTAGCTGGCGGTAATTCAGATTTAGTGGGTTGTCCAAATAGTAACTAA
- a CDS encoding ferredoxin reductase family protein produces MKKCLYGIVVVSVLFWFISLMVNPNLSWNVWTIRRELIYLTGIISFAFMSLIMLLAIRPKWLESVFGGLDKMYYLHKWAGIWAISLGAVHYLLKLAGKVLILYFERAPRMRMGGISDDFFIRNRKLAESLGEWTLWFLLAALVLTLWHKFAYHLWRYTHKLMAIAFLIIVFHTVILTPFSYWSQPVGILIGLGCLIGTGCALLSLFGLIGRRHTYQGQVLAIKTLDQYTMEITCKVNGYWQHDAGQYVFFTHDRFEGQHPFTIASADHNSNQIKLCIKALGDYTKNLQQNVKVGDAIQIEGPYGCFDFRKKATARQIWIAGGIGITPFLSWLESLQDDVNKDIYHADLYYCVRSEEEAIFVEKLQRLVASLPNINLHVQCSKERGYLTADKLNIEQNEQGNYPSIWFCGPTGFADSLKTNLSSKGYPLRLFHREYFTMR; encoded by the coding sequence ATGAAAAAGTGTCTCTATGGAATAGTTGTAGTTTCTGTTTTATTTTGGTTTATTAGTTTGATGGTTAATCCTAACCTATCATGGAATGTGTGGACAATAAGGAGGGAGTTAATTTATTTAACAGGTATTATCTCTTTTGCTTTTATGTCTCTCATTATGCTGTTGGCCATAAGACCAAAATGGCTAGAAAGTGTTTTTGGTGGTCTAGATAAAATGTATTATCTGCATAAATGGGCAGGTATTTGGGCGATTAGTTTAGGAGCTGTGCATTATTTACTAAAATTAGCTGGTAAAGTACTTATCTTGTATTTTGAAAGAGCACCTCGTATGAGGATGGGTGGAATATCTGATGATTTCTTTATTCGTAATCGGAAATTGGCAGAATCTTTAGGTGAATGGACATTATGGTTTTTATTAGCTGCGCTAGTATTAACATTATGGCATAAGTTTGCTTACCATTTATGGCGCTATACCCATAAATTAATGGCAATTGCTTTTCTTATTATAGTATTTCATACCGTTATATTAACGCCTTTTAGTTACTGGTCACAGCCTGTAGGAATTTTGATTGGTTTAGGATGTTTAATTGGAACGGGTTGCGCGTTACTATCATTATTTGGTTTGATTGGCAGACGACATACTTATCAAGGGCAAGTGTTGGCGATTAAAACATTGGATCAATACACAATGGAAATTACTTGTAAAGTAAATGGGTATTGGCAACATGATGCAGGGCAATATGTATTTTTTACCCATGATAGGTTCGAAGGGCAACATCCTTTTACTATTGCTTCAGCTGACCATAATAGTAACCAAATAAAGCTTTGTATAAAGGCGTTGGGAGATTATACAAAAAATTTACAGCAGAATGTTAAAGTCGGAGATGCTATACAAATTGAAGGGCCCTATGGTTGTTTCGATTTTAGGAAAAAAGCAACAGCACGACAAATTTGGATAGCTGGTGGTATAGGTATTACTCCATTTTTATCATGGTTAGAATCGTTACAGGATGATGTTAATAAAGATATTTATCATGCAGATTTGTATTATTGTGTACGTAGTGAAGAAGAGGCCATATTTGTAGAAAAATTGCAGCGACTAGTTGCTTCATTACCTAATATAAATTTACATGTACAGTGCAGTAAAGAGCGGGGTTATTTAACAGCAGATAAACTTAATATTGAGCAAAATGAACAAGGAAATTATCCTAGTATTTGGTTTTGTGGACCTACAGGATTTGCTGATAGTTTAAAAACTAACCTTAGCAGCAAAGGATATCCACTAAGGTTATTTCATCGAGAGTATTT